In Fluviispira sanaruensis, a genomic segment contains:
- a CDS encoding DEAD/DEAH box helicase, which translates to MSFFDVFSLRDKVISDYKNLVTSFFGIKNKQMDLFVKEELQKGAFWPSPLVQLNPGFKRKANITELVQQNKLHPICEKIFLANKQKDDLNLLNCKPLDLYTHQVEALDCALNNENYVVTTGTGSGKSLTFIIPIVNDILKRKKACMGIQAIIVYPMNALANSQQEELLKYINYGFAKEDVPIQIARYTGQDKEEEREKLRNDPPHILITNYMMLELMLTRLEDQKIFDLTHDLHYLVFDELHTYRGRQGSDVALLIRRLKERSGSKNIICVGTSATIAAEDSSDPKKEVAECASKIFGVNILPKNVIGETLERHTEELQFSSDSEKLSLQKSTKKWAKNIDNHTLDSLKSDPLCSWLESKLGVQYDEKSNQLIRSKPRPLEGKNGISLELKELCSLTEETCIKALKNILRAVSLTGENNRALFPFKLHQFITRGGNLYTSLDRSFFSLEITRYAPLDPNENGNKKNKILYPVAFCRQCGADYFTVKRFANSLHKTTPHLEPRHDLSDESDKNGESGFVYMHKNKNISQDEFKNFIYENLPDAWWEENSKGEIKLGTSHKEHVPRIIYLSDEGDIYENKQEHSHIAAYFCRPFRYCLECDFFTDNARGKDFWRLATLGTEGRSTSTTVLALSVINSLRESDGIDDKAKKLMSFTDNRQDASLQSGHFNDFIDTVQIRRALWQALRVAPPSGIQFDNLAEALFNAFEMSALQPQDYMRENSQNPSFAQRRKARDALKELLVYRALLDLSAEDWRITLPSLDRTNMLKITFPLLDECFKEKEELASVKNSTLEVTRNYFEEVLQLVKKEEDRIWGQNIFISLNEKVLYEFLEDLATRLRKNLCIESKFLEDESLIHIERRIEEELSELWQIDRKKNVDHCKYAWPGPLSDESMARISLSAYSVFGRKIRNELIKIYPDEKVTRNKVQAFIPYLFGCLIACGIALPPHRKPGVPLGVRLKLSDICWKKGEITPKKENEISLAFFVDLYQEPIVLTKYIRAAEHTAQVPDLDREERESLFRNGDLQLLCCSPTMELGVDISSLNVVNMRNVPPTPANYAQRSGRAGRGGQAAFVYTYCSSGNSHDQYFFRNSQDMVAGSVKPPPLDLSNEDLIRSHVHAIWLASAGVRLGSKMTDVIDLNDEKPDNTFIKEDKVTKLKDINTNNKALLAARKVLDAIPELQEAEWYKKNPKWLDEIIKNAYMQFDLAFDRWRLLFKSALNQRDKAQKISNSNAASKEDRMRADREIEEAKAQIEYLRGDDREKTSADFYPYRYLASEGFLPGYNFPRLPLSAFIPGLKGFSYFKRRHNQEKPEYLARPRFIALSEFGPQSLIYHNGSRYKISKVILPQRNVDGNILTQKSLCCNNCGYLHIVSHEKTYDICENCYSNSLESIDHCFQMQNVSTHKVDRISADEEERTRYGYKVRSLFRFAERGHEKIVEKMNILNEQKELLFSCHYGPGATLWRMNEGWLKKRSDEDSLRGFLLDKNRGRWERAPGEGSESDFETKELIVPYVEDRKNALFLDNFPDNSKEFIASFQAALKTAIQIVAQLAESELSAETLSNQAAPRGILFYEAAEGGAGALRKISLDERRMQQVAKEALKLCHYDPDTGEDILDPMDSRYCISACYKCLMGYSNQQDHAILNRKLIRSYLFDLTKSHKETLTVAGEDAKTQLDKLLKACESELEKKFIQWLYDGGFNLPNKAQKFIPEINARPDFIYTYNGQNNVFVFVDGPHHDSLMEQKKDKIIDEACMDIGVTSLRFHHTAPWENIVIEMPDIFGRGVIKNIEA; encoded by the coding sequence ATGTCATTTTTTGATGTGTTTTCTTTACGTGATAAGGTTATCAGTGATTATAAAAATTTAGTTACAAGTTTTTTTGGTATTAAAAATAAACAGATGGATTTATTTGTAAAAGAAGAACTACAAAAAGGTGCTTTCTGGCCGTCTCCATTGGTGCAATTGAATCCAGGTTTTAAAAGAAAAGCAAATATCACTGAACTTGTTCAGCAAAATAAATTGCATCCAATCTGTGAAAAAATATTTTTAGCCAATAAACAAAAAGATGACTTAAATTTACTAAACTGTAAGCCGTTGGATTTATATACCCATCAGGTAGAAGCTTTAGATTGCGCATTAAATAATGAAAATTATGTTGTTACGACAGGGACGGGGTCGGGAAAAAGTTTAACTTTTATTATTCCAATCGTAAATGATATTTTAAAAAGAAAAAAAGCATGTATGGGTATACAAGCTATTATTGTTTACCCGATGAATGCGCTCGCCAACAGTCAACAAGAAGAATTATTAAAATATATTAACTACGGTTTTGCAAAAGAAGATGTGCCCATTCAAATCGCTCGTTACACTGGACAGGATAAAGAAGAAGAAAGAGAGAAATTAAGAAATGATCCTCCGCATATATTAATTACAAATTATATGATGCTTGAACTTATGTTAACAAGGCTTGAAGATCAAAAAATATTTGATTTAACACATGATCTGCATTATTTAGTTTTCGATGAATTGCACACATACCGTGGACGGCAAGGCAGCGATGTTGCTTTGCTCATCCGCCGACTCAAAGAACGGAGTGGATCTAAAAATATAATTTGCGTGGGAACTTCTGCAACTATTGCAGCGGAAGACAGCAGCGATCCTAAAAAAGAAGTGGCTGAGTGTGCATCCAAAATTTTTGGAGTCAATATTTTACCAAAGAATGTAATTGGAGAAACCTTAGAAAGGCATACTGAAGAATTGCAATTTAGCAGTGATTCTGAAAAATTAAGCTTACAAAAAAGTACAAAAAAATGGGCAAAGAATATTGATAATCATACTCTAGATTCCTTAAAATCCGATCCCTTATGCTCTTGGCTTGAGTCGAAACTGGGAGTTCAATATGATGAAAAATCTAATCAATTAATTCGCTCAAAACCTAGACCTTTAGAAGGAAAAAATGGCATTTCTTTGGAATTAAAAGAACTTTGTTCTTTAACGGAAGAAACATGTATTAAAGCTTTAAAAAATATTTTAAGAGCTGTTTCTTTAACGGGGGAAAACAATCGTGCTTTGTTTCCATTTAAATTGCATCAATTTATTACGCGTGGTGGGAATCTTTATACCAGTTTAGACAGATCCTTTTTTAGCTTAGAAATAACCCGATATGCTCCGCTTGATCCAAACGAAAATGGAAATAAAAAAAATAAAATATTATATCCCGTAGCTTTTTGTCGGCAATGTGGCGCAGATTATTTCACGGTCAAACGTTTTGCTAATTCATTGCATAAAACAACTCCTCACTTAGAACCCCGTCACGATCTCTCTGATGAAAGTGATAAAAATGGCGAATCGGGTTTTGTCTATATGCATAAAAATAAAAATATTTCACAAGATGAATTTAAGAATTTTATCTATGAAAATTTACCCGATGCCTGGTGGGAAGAAAATAGCAAAGGCGAAATAAAATTAGGGACGTCGCACAAAGAGCATGTGCCAAGGATTATTTATTTAAGTGATGAAGGTGATATTTATGAAAATAAACAAGAGCATTCTCATATAGCGGCCTATTTTTGCCGTCCTTTCCGCTACTGTCTCGAATGCGATTTTTTTACGGACAATGCGCGTGGAAAAGATTTTTGGCGGCTTGCGACATTGGGCACGGAAGGGCGTAGCACCTCGACCACTGTCCTCGCTTTATCTGTGATCAATTCTTTGCGTGAAAGCGATGGGATTGATGATAAAGCAAAAAAACTCATGAGCTTTACTGACAATCGCCAAGATGCTTCTTTGCAGTCAGGGCATTTCAATGATTTTATCGACACTGTGCAGATTCGCCGTGCCTTGTGGCAAGCGCTGAGAGTTGCTCCTCCTTCGGGTATACAGTTCGATAATTTAGCAGAAGCTCTCTTTAATGCATTTGAAATGTCTGCATTGCAACCGCAGGACTACATGCGAGAAAATTCACAGAATCCAAGTTTTGCTCAGAGACGAAAGGCTAGAGATGCTCTGAAAGAACTGCTTGTTTATAGAGCTTTACTTGATTTGAGTGCAGAAGATTGGCGGATCACTTTGCCAAGTCTGGACCGCACAAACATGTTGAAAATCACTTTTCCGCTTTTAGATGAGTGCTTTAAAGAAAAAGAAGAGCTTGCGAGCGTAAAAAATTCTACTTTAGAAGTGACGCGGAATTATTTTGAAGAAGTCTTGCAGTTAGTAAAAAAAGAAGAAGATCGAATTTGGGGACAAAATATATTTATCTCATTAAATGAGAAAGTATTGTATGAATTTTTAGAAGATCTCGCGACAAGACTTAGGAAAAATTTATGTATTGAAAGTAAATTTTTGGAAGATGAATCATTAATTCACATTGAACGTAGGATAGAAGAAGAATTGTCAGAGCTCTGGCAAATAGATCGAAAGAAGAATGTTGATCACTGTAAATACGCTTGGCCTGGGCCCTTAAGTGATGAGTCTATGGCACGTATTTCACTGTCTGCTTATTCTGTCTTTGGCAGAAAAATCCGCAATGAATTAATAAAAATTTATCCAGATGAAAAGGTAACAAGAAATAAAGTTCAAGCTTTTATTCCTTATTTATTTGGTTGCTTGATAGCTTGTGGAATTGCGCTACCACCGCATAGAAAGCCGGGTGTTCCATTGGGAGTTCGCCTTAAATTATCCGATATATGTTGGAAAAAAGGAGAAATCACACCTAAAAAAGAAAATGAAATATCTCTGGCTTTTTTTGTTGATTTATATCAAGAACCCATTGTGCTCACAAAATACATAAGGGCCGCAGAACACACGGCGCAGGTTCCCGATTTAGATCGCGAGGAGCGAGAAAGTTTATTTAGGAATGGTGATTTACAACTGCTTTGTTGTTCTCCGACAATGGAATTGGGTGTGGATATTAGCTCATTAAATGTGGTTAATATGCGTAACGTACCACCCACACCTGCGAATTATGCGCAGAGAAGTGGCCGCGCTGGGCGTGGAGGACAAGCTGCTTTTGTGTATACTTATTGTTCATCTGGGAACAGTCATGATCAATATTTTTTTAGAAACTCGCAAGACATGGTTGCTGGCAGTGTAAAACCTCCACCCCTTGATTTAAGTAACGAAGATTTAATCCGATCACATGTGCATGCTATTTGGCTTGCCTCCGCAGGTGTGCGCCTGGGTTCGAAAATGACAGATGTGATCGATCTCAATGATGAAAAACCCGATAATACTTTTATAAAAGAAGATAAAGTAACAAAGCTGAAAGATATTAATACTAATAACAAAGCTCTGCTGGCTGCGCGCAAAGTTTTGGATGCTATTCCTGAATTGCAAGAAGCTGAATGGTACAAAAAAAATCCTAAATGGCTCGATGAGATAATTAAAAATGCTTATATGCAATTTGACTTAGCCTTTGACCGCTGGCGCTTATTGTTTAAATCAGCTTTAAATCAAAGAGATAAAGCGCAAAAAATAAGCAATTCTAATGCAGCCAGTAAAGAAGATAGAATGCGGGCTGATAGAGAAATAGAAGAGGCAAAAGCACAAATTGAATATTTACGAGGCGATGATCGCGAAAAAACATCGGCCGATTTTTATCCCTACCGTTACTTAGCGAGCGAAGGATTTCTTCCTGGCTATAATTTTCCGCGCTTGCCTTTATCTGCATTTATTCCAGGTTTAAAAGGATTTTCTTATTTTAAAAGAAGACACAATCAGGAAAAACCAGAATATCTTGCTAGGCCAAGGTTTATTGCGCTGTCTGAGTTTGGTCCGCAGTCGTTGATTTATCACAATGGATCACGTTACAAAATAAGCAAAGTGATCCTTCCACAACGTAATGTAGATGGCAATATTTTAACGCAGAAATCCTTATGCTGTAACAATTGTGGTTATTTGCATATTGTTTCACATGAAAAAACTTATGATATCTGTGAAAATTGTTATTCAAACTCTTTGGAATCCATCGATCATTGTTTTCAAATGCAAAATGTTTCTACCCACAAAGTGGATCGGATTTCAGCGGATGAGGAAGAGCGCACGCGCTATGGTTATAAAGTACGTTCTCTATTTCGATTTGCTGAGAGAGGGCATGAAAAAATTGTAGAAAAAATGAATATTTTAAATGAACAAAAAGAGTTACTTTTTTCGTGCCATTATGGGCCAGGAGCAACGCTTTGGCGCATGAATGAGGGTTGGTTGAAAAAGCGGAGTGATGAAGACTCACTCAGAGGATTTTTATTAGATAAAAACAGGGGGCGTTGGGAAAGAGCGCCTGGAGAAGGCAGTGAAAGTGATTTTGAAACAAAAGAACTCATCGTACCTTACGTTGAAGATAGAAAAAATGCTCTTTTTCTCGATAACTTTCCAGATAATTCGAAAGAATTTATTGCATCATTTCAAGCAGCCTTAAAAACGGCCATACAAATTGTTGCTCAGTTGGCAGAGAGTGAATTGTCTGCGGAGACTTTATCGAATCAAGCAGCGCCGCGGGGTATTCTCTTCTATGAAGCTGCAGAGGGTGGTGCAGGAGCTTTACGTAAAATTTCTTTAGATGAAAGACGCATGCAGCAGGTTGCTAAAGAGGCATTAAAACTGTGTCATTATGATCCTGATACAGGTGAAGATATATTGGATCCTATGGACAGTAGATATTGTATTTCTGCTTGCTATAAATGTCTTATGGGTTACTCCAATCAACAAGATCACGCGATACTCAATCGAAAATTAATTCGCAGTTATTTATTTGATCTGACAAAGTCACATAAAGAAACATTGACTGTCGCAGGAGAAGATGCAAAAACTCAGCTCGATAAACTATTAAAAGCCTGTGAAAGTGAACTTGAAAAGAAATTTATTCAATGGCTTTATGACGGTGGTTTTAATTTACCAAATAAAGCGCAAAAATTTATTCCAGAAATAAATGCCAGACCTGATTTCATATATACATACAATGGACAAAACAATGTGTTTGTTTTTGTGGATGGTCCGCACCATGATTCCTTAATGGAACAGAAAAAAGATAAAATAATTGATGAAGCTTGTATGGATATTGGTGTGACTTCTTTGCGCTTTCATCATACCGCCCCATGGGAAAACATAGTTATAGAAATGCCTGATATTTTTGGCAGGGGCGTAATTAAAAATATAGAGGCATGA
- a CDS encoding UvrD-helicase domain-containing protein produces the protein MSLANEKEPIKIAERVNEEFQVLAPKLELDTPWHAYVSFKNKKEDFEFRIGAVANKEEKIVDWRHPVAKFYYQKLNIGEEIELEPPFRSIQGAVTAFGAAEGYSGYLKSLEWSDLNGTAKIVRLDDGSFVDLNNTQSKEENEKTTQVLKQSQQEGLPDLISLLTPEQYELITQKTSEPLIIQGRAGSGKTSVALHRVSWLLWDENEEHGINKKTKVLVVMFNKSLQSFVKQSIKSLNLEDKIEINTFHSWAISALESVYKGQLETISGKNLKKLFDKYFFKDNEKLGMIKSHAGISQLMEVYVKAQAKKTWDFIEGKIPAYDTDNIRFKFKRSETAYVQDIIEFRQEIKRLILKEEDEYEKKRLEQIEILLQNVYEKSILYKEELLSLLSHWEWLMKCIPGLTEEKAKKIGQRQKIIQSEGKASSAKVGKYVEYDDYALLLRLVQLKRGGLPYGLLGENIFKFDHLVIDEAQDFGAMQLLVLLESVNSRTGVTIVGDTNQKIFPEKEFIGWDEIAKQLNFGNAKVTRLEVGHRSTLPIMWLADSVIGSEKILQGRQGAYPQIISVQSYFKLKEQITHFILKRIEEAPHAHICVVLHDKQMIEALKNDLQSLLKFKKIEVRQSERESFEFRKGVTVTNIHQIKGLEFDSIIIADANNKYWPDDIDNRRLMYVAITRAQENFLALYEGQPTPLLEVLNEKEFWRPVERFFTQKEFKPVEIIAEELDEALTVFDLEF, from the coding sequence ATGAGCTTAGCGAATGAAAAAGAACCAATTAAAATTGCAGAACGCGTAAACGAAGAGTTTCAAGTTTTAGCCCCGAAATTAGAGTTGGACACGCCTTGGCATGCTTATGTTTCTTTTAAAAATAAAAAAGAAGATTTTGAATTTCGCATAGGCGCAGTGGCAAACAAAGAGGAAAAAATAGTCGATTGGAGGCATCCTGTTGCGAAGTTTTATTATCAAAAATTGAATATTGGTGAAGAAATTGAGCTCGAACCTCCTTTTCGCAGTATACAAGGTGCCGTAACAGCTTTTGGTGCGGCAGAGGGATATTCGGGTTATTTAAAATCCCTCGAATGGAGTGATTTAAATGGCACTGCAAAAATCGTTCGTCTCGATGATGGATCCTTTGTTGACCTAAACAATACCCAAAGCAAAGAAGAGAATGAAAAAACAACACAAGTTCTTAAACAGTCCCAACAAGAAGGTTTACCCGATCTCATTTCCTTACTCACACCCGAACAATACGAACTGATCACGCAAAAAACATCTGAACCTCTTATTATTCAAGGGCGAGCAGGTTCGGGCAAAACTTCGGTGGCACTGCACAGAGTTTCTTGGCTGTTGTGGGATGAAAATGAAGAACACGGGATCAATAAAAAAACTAAAGTTTTAGTTGTGATGTTCAATAAATCCCTGCAGAGTTTTGTGAAACAAAGTATAAAATCTTTAAACTTAGAAGATAAAATTGAAATCAACACCTTTCATTCCTGGGCAATCTCAGCATTGGAAAGCGTTTATAAGGGTCAGTTAGAAACCATTTCCGGGAAGAATTTAAAAAAATTATTCGATAAATATTTTTTTAAAGACAATGAGAAATTGGGGATGATAAAATCCCACGCAGGGATTTCTCAGTTGATGGAAGTTTATGTGAAGGCGCAAGCTAAAAAAACATGGGATTTTATTGAGGGGAAAATTCCTGCATACGATACAGATAATATCCGCTTTAAATTTAAGCGCAGTGAAACAGCCTATGTGCAAGATATAATCGAATTCAGACAAGAAATAAAAAGACTCATATTAAAAGAAGAAGATGAGTATGAAAAAAAACGTTTGGAGCAGATCGAAATACTCCTGCAAAATGTGTATGAAAAATCTATTTTGTATAAAGAAGAACTTTTGAGTTTATTAAGCCATTGGGAATGGCTGATGAAATGCATTCCTGGTTTGACGGAAGAAAAAGCAAAAAAAATAGGGCAAAGACAAAAAATAATACAAAGCGAAGGAAAGGCGAGCAGTGCAAAAGTCGGAAAGTATGTTGAGTACGATGACTATGCACTTTTATTACGACTTGTTCAACTCAAGCGCGGTGGTTTGCCCTATGGTTTGTTAGGTGAAAATATTTTTAAATTCGATCACTTGGTCATCGATGAAGCGCAAGATTTTGGAGCGATGCAATTATTGGTACTCCTAGAGTCTGTTAACTCTCGCACCGGTGTTACGATAGTGGGCGATACCAATCAAAAAATATTTCCAGAAAAAGAATTTATTGGTTGGGACGAAATTGCAAAGCAATTAAATTTCGGGAATGCAAAAGTAACTAGATTGGAAGTGGGCCACCGTTCGACCCTCCCAATCATGTGGCTTGCCGATTCTGTGATAGGTTCTGAAAAAATTCTACAAGGCAGACAAGGAGCTTATCCACAAATAATTTCTGTTCAATCCTATTTTAAATTGAAGGAACAAATTACACATTTTATTTTAAAGCGGATAGAAGAAGCACCCCATGCGCATATTTGTGTTGTTTTACACGATAAGCAAATGATTGAAGCTTTAAAAAATGATCTTCAGTCGCTCTTAAAATTTAAAAAAATTGAAGTGCGACAAAGTGAACGTGAGTCTTTTGAGTTTCGCAAAGGTGTTACTGTCACAAATATTCATCAGATAAAAGGTCTTGAATTTGATTCTATTATTATAGCCGATGCAAATAATAAATACTGGCCCGATGATATCGACAACCGTCGGCTTATGTATGTTGCTATCACCCGTGCGCAAGAAAATTTTTTAGCTCTCTATGAGGGACAGCCAACACCATTGCTTGAAGTATTGAATGAAAAAGAATTTTGGCGACCTGTAGAGCGTTTTTTTACACAAAAAGAATTTAAGCCGGTTGAAATAATTGCTGAGGAGCTTGATGAAGCTCTGACTGTTTTTGATTTGGAGTTCTAA